A region of the Thioploca ingrica genome:
ATTTTGTGGAAAAACGGCTACAGCGACGCTTAAATCCCCCGTCTACCGTCAAATTACAATTAAAAGGCGAGGTATTATCTCTCAGTGGTCACGCTTCCCAAGCGTGGATAGATAAAGCAATTCGTGAAGTTCAAGGTATGGCTGGGGTTAACCAAATTAATCGCGAGTTGCTATTAGAAACGGATCAGTTTTTATTAATCCAAGCCAAAAATAAACTGGAACCACCGCCACAAATAATTTTAACCGTTAACCAAGGCGTACTGAAGATAGCCGGGCACGCTGATAAAAATACAACTGAGCAGTTACGACAACGTATACAAGAGTTACAGGGTTTTGCTAGTATAGATACCCAAGAATTAATCGATCTCGATTTACTCATTCATCAGATTGAACAACTCGTTATTTATTTTAATGAAAATACCGAACTCAAAGCCGGACAACAACCGACTTTACAATTATTACATCAGTACTTACAACAATTACAGGCTATCCAAGCGGATTTTACTTTACAAATCATGGGTGACACTGACGGATTAGGTACACAAGAGTCTAATCAGGATTTAAGTAAACGACGGGCAGAAACAGTCTATCAATGGTTAGTTTCTCAAGGGATAACAGCGCGTTATTTGGTTGTTGCCTTCCCTTCGGCTATCCGTTTTGGTAAACCGGAACCGGATTGGAAGGAAAGAAAAGTGACTTTTCGGATAGTGGTTAAAAAATCCAGCAACAATAAAGATTCTGGCCATGATACAAAAGAAAATTTGCATGATCGGTGACTTTGCGGTAGGCAAAACCTCTTTAGTTGCCCGTTTTGTACGTCAAACTTTTTCCGATAAATATTTGACGACCATTGGCGTAAAAATTGATACCAAATTGATTGACTTATCTCAAGAACAAATTAAATTAATTTTATGGGATATTGCCGGCAGTGATGCGTTGTCCACCGTAACCGCTTCTTATTTACGGGGTGCGGCCGGTTATTTTCTCGTGGTGGATGGAACCCGTAAACCGACTTGGGATAATGCCTTAAATTTACAAGAACTCGTGAATTCACAGATCGGCAATAAACCTTTTATTCTGCTCTTGAATAAAGCTGATTTACAGGAGCAATGGGAAATTAACAATCTCGATATTGCCGAACAATTACAGCAAGGTCGAATGGTGATTCATACCAGTGCTAAAACCGGTACTGGTGTCGAGGAAGCCTTTACACAATTGGCAACAAAATTACTGAATAATCCGACTAACTAAACTCAAGTTAATTTAGAACCGTGAATATTTTTAATTAAGAAAGATTATTGGCAATGGTTAGAATTCCTTTTAGCATCATAAAATATATCCGTTTTCTGTGGATGTCGGAAAAAGTAATCACTTACTTACGTATTGATGCCCAAGGTAATTTAGTGGATTGGGGCGGGCATCCCAATTATTATGGCTTATTTAATCTAGTTAAGGGTAAATCGGCCACGGAACAGATTTCTTTTTTAGAAGGATTGTTACCGGTCGTTCATACGGAAGTGATCCAATTTCTACGAGTGGGTACCGGTAATAGTGCTCATGTTCATATTGTCCCTTATCAAAACCATACTTGGGTATTACTGTTTGATGCCACGGCTGAACATGATCGTCAACAAAAAGTGCAACAACAAGCTAATGAGTTAAGCATCTTGAATTATCGCCAAAGCCGATTGATTCAACAAATGGAAGACACGTGGCAAACTTTAACCAAAGAAAAACAGCAACTCGAACAAATTAGTCAAGCACAAAGTCGCTTTGTTGCTACACTTTCGCATGAATTACGAGCCCCTTTATCGTCCATTATCAATAGTACCGAATTATTAGATAAACCGGTTGAACAATATGAAACTAATTATTTAACTACAATAAGAAATAATGCGGATTATCTGTTATCACTTATTGATAACATTTTGGAGCAGACCAAATTAGAAATCGGTCAAGTGGTGCTTCGTCCCAGTCGGTGTGATGT
Encoded here:
- a CDS encoding GTP-binding protein; amino-acid sequence: MIGDFAVGKTSLVARFVRQTFSDKYLTTIGVKIDTKLIDLSQEQIKLILWDIAGSDALSTVTASYLRGAAGYFLVVDGTRKPTWDNALNLQELVNSQIGNKPFILLLNKADLQEQWEINNLDIAEQLQQGRMVIHTSAKTGTGVEEAFTQLATKLLNNPTN